From the Gemmatimonadaceae bacterium genome, one window contains:
- a CDS encoding VTT domain-containing protein: MTPILAFLQIATRHPQAAAALHTLWAYITLGATGIVTEEATPLIGGLMAHDHYLHLSTVMLSIALGTWLTDLGLYYVGRWQGRWARRRWPRLREWMVRTFRIVRRHPWRASMAVRWAYGLRLTLPIACGAARVPLPVYLIGSAISCITWAVFFTAIGWAFGETTLIVLGHVRRYENYLIALIVLLLIIGFWIVRARHVPDEVVEVLASGDTTEMRAPGGPEDAEAAGGSAERKER, encoded by the coding sequence GTGACGCCCATCTTGGCGTTTTTGCAGATCGCGACGCGACATCCGCAGGCCGCGGCCGCGCTCCACACACTCTGGGCCTATATCACGCTCGGCGCGACCGGCATCGTGACCGAGGAGGCAACGCCTCTGATCGGCGGTCTGATGGCGCACGACCACTATCTGCACCTGTCGACCGTCATGCTTTCGATAGCGCTCGGAACGTGGCTTACCGACCTGGGGTTGTACTATGTGGGTCGCTGGCAAGGCCGATGGGCTCGGCGGCGATGGCCACGGCTTCGCGAGTGGATGGTCCGGACGTTCCGGATCGTCCGACGGCATCCCTGGCGTGCATCCATGGCAGTCCGGTGGGCGTATGGATTGAGACTCACCCTTCCGATCGCGTGCGGGGCGGCTCGCGTCCCTTTGCCGGTTTACTTGATCGGAAGCGCCATCAGCTGTATCACGTGGGCAGTCTTCTTTACGGCGATCGGCTGGGCGTTCGGGGAAACGACGTTGATCGTTCTCGGACACGTCCGGCGTTACGAGAACTATTTGATCGCGTTGATCGTTCTGCTATTGATCATCGGATTCTGGATCGTGCGCGCCAGACACGTTCCCGATGAAGTGGTGGAAGTGCTGGCTTCGGGCGATACGACCGAGATGCGCGCGCCCGGAGGCCCGGAGGATGCCGAGGCCGCGGGCGGTTCGGCCGAACGGAAAGAACGTTGA
- a CDS encoding alanine--glyoxylate aminotransferase family protein, whose product MAEPEFGTFFVPGPTEIRPEILAQLTRPVIPHRGREFEAMFARIEAGLRDVLLTARPVYVGATSATGFMEMAIRNVRGGAILALVNGGFSERFAAVAESCDREVDRVSVPWGATFELNVVESALRRRQYAAVTVAHSETSTGVLTDVHAVSELAHRYGAMAIVDSVSGAGGAELMVDAWQLDFVLTGSQKALALPAGLSFAVASTEYVERAASVRDRGFYFDVLQYEKFANLNQTPSTPATSLLYALEAQMGDIGREGIEQRWERHLAMRDATIDWVEGVARRRGFNLGIVAPEGMRSPTVSVISLPTGMHGPEMIEAVKARGFTLGGGYGPLRDTTVRVGHMGDHSVGGVEACLREFEDAIVEMAERRRFVRV is encoded by the coding sequence ATGGCTGAGCCGGAATTCGGGACGTTCTTCGTTCCGGGCCCAACGGAGATTCGCCCCGAGATTCTCGCCCAACTCACGCGTCCGGTGATCCCGCACCGCGGACGAGAGTTCGAGGCGATGTTCGCGCGCATCGAGGCAGGCCTGCGCGACGTGCTGCTCACGGCGCGCCCTGTGTACGTGGGCGCGACGTCGGCCACCGGTTTCATGGAGATGGCGATCCGCAACGTCCGCGGGGGGGCGATTCTCGCGCTCGTGAACGGCGGCTTCTCGGAGCGCTTCGCCGCGGTCGCCGAGTCGTGCGACCGCGAAGTCGATCGCGTGTCGGTGCCGTGGGGCGCCACCTTCGAGCTGAACGTCGTCGAAAGCGCACTTCGCCGCCGACAGTACGCGGCGGTAACGGTCGCGCACTCGGAAACATCGACCGGTGTTCTCACCGACGTGCATGCCGTGTCCGAACTGGCGCACCGATACGGCGCCATGGCGATCGTCGACAGCGTGTCGGGGGCCGGCGGCGCGGAGCTCATGGTCGACGCGTGGCAGCTCGATTTCGTGCTCACCGGGTCGCAAAAGGCTCTCGCGCTGCCGGCCGGGCTCTCGTTCGCGGTCGCGTCCACCGAGTACGTCGAGCGCGCCGCCTCCGTGCGTGATCGTGGCTTCTACTTCGACGTGCTGCAGTACGAGAAGTTCGCGAACTTGAACCAGACGCCCAGCACGCCGGCAACATCGTTGCTCTACGCGCTCGAAGCGCAGATGGGGGATATCGGGCGCGAAGGGATCGAGCAGCGTTGGGAGCGGCATCTGGCGATGCGCGACGCGACGATCGACTGGGTCGAGGGAGTCGCGCGACGGCGCGGGTTCAACCTCGGCATCGTCGCGCCGGAGGGCATGCGATCACCGACGGTGTCCGTCATCTCGCTGCCGACGGGGATGCACGGCCCCGAAATGATCGAGGCGGTCAAGGCCCGCGGCTTCACGCTTGGTGGCGGGTATGGCCCCTTGCGCGACACGACGGTCCGCGTGGGGCACATGGGCGACCACTCGGTCGGCGGCGTCGAGGCGTGTTTGCGCGAATTCGAGGACGCGATCGTCGAAATGGCCGAACGACGGCGGTTCGTCCGCGTGTAA
- a CDS encoding GNAT family N-acetyltransferase: MSNVILETKRLRLRELAPTDLDFVASMLGDADVMRYYPRRLDRAGAQVWMERQQMRYERDGHGLWLVLDRETGEPIGQVGLVTQELKGLPRPTYPEIGYLLHRSYWHRGFATEAALAVRDYAFHTRGYDQVISLIRAVNQPSQAVARRLGMSIIAETEFAGTPHLVFGLSAASMKP, from the coding sequence ATGTCCAACGTCATTCTCGAAACGAAGCGCCTACGGCTGCGTGAGCTCGCGCCGACCGACCTGGATTTTGTCGCCTCGATGCTCGGCGACGCCGACGTCATGCGTTACTACCCGAGGCGCCTGGATCGCGCCGGCGCGCAGGTGTGGATGGAACGCCAACAAATGCGGTACGAGCGCGACGGACACGGCCTGTGGCTCGTTCTCGATCGAGAGACGGGCGAACCGATTGGGCAGGTCGGGCTCGTCACGCAAGAACTGAAAGGACTTCCGCGGCCGACCTATCCGGAAATCGGCTATCTGTTGCACCGATCGTATTGGCATCGCGGTTTCGCCACGGAGGCCGCGCTCGCCGTGCGCGACTACGCGTTTCATACGCGCGGATACGATCAGGTGATCTCACTGATTCGGGCGGTCAACCAGCCGTCCCAAGCCGTGGCGAGACGACTCGGGATGTCGATCATCGCCGAGACCGAGTTCGCCGGCACGCCTCATCTGGTGTTCGGGCTGAGCGCGGCGTCGATGAAGCCTTGA
- a CDS encoding glycosyltransferase family 39 protein has product MPSVEKQTLRQQRLLVAFTALAASIAGIGNDFAYDDILVILHDDRIVNVGRWLEFLTTPYWAPPHLPDLYRPVASLSLALQYVIGDGGPLVFRLVSIMLYALTALLVFALASRLMSRGAALAAGVLFAAHPVHVEAVVQGVNQGELIVAVLSLAAVCRYIDKRGAGSLGVGDWSVLALLYALAILTKENGFVLPGLLLAAELLLIDGESLMRRGRALWRGYAALGAVAVVLMAIRTLVLAGRFIGAFTAEALVGASFGGRMLTMLQVVPKWFRLLLWPAHLQIDYSPNEIVASTAMGSHEWLGLALLMATVAVIVAARRRASVVSFGLLWCAVAIFPVSNVVPTSIVLAERTLFLPSVGMVIAVCGAASLLARAFTWSPKLALRGLAAACGVLALLGIGRSAARQRDWRNAAHIWIVSAHDAPRSLRVQRAKAAAAADLTKEIEQSLPGASEPWRVHYQLGILLRTLEEDSAATSQLRLSLEQQAHQTDAARELAETLVEQGHYADAKVVVRDQIAAGDSSITLVTIAHTADSAEAAAAPAGSVSLHLH; this is encoded by the coding sequence ATGCCATCCGTCGAAAAACAGACCCTCCGTCAGCAGCGCCTGCTCGTCGCGTTCACCGCGCTCGCCGCGTCGATCGCCGGCATCGGCAACGATTTCGCGTACGACGACATTCTCGTCATCCTCCACGACGATCGCATCGTGAACGTGGGCCGATGGCTCGAGTTCTTGACGACGCCGTACTGGGCGCCCCCTCACTTGCCCGATCTGTATCGGCCGGTCGCGTCGTTGTCGCTCGCGCTCCAGTACGTCATCGGGGACGGAGGGCCGCTCGTCTTCCGCCTCGTCAGCATCATGCTCTATGCGTTGACGGCGCTGCTGGTCTTCGCGCTCGCCTCCCGTCTGATGTCACGCGGCGCGGCATTGGCGGCCGGCGTTCTCTTCGCGGCGCATCCGGTTCACGTCGAAGCCGTGGTGCAGGGAGTGAATCAGGGTGAGTTGATCGTCGCGGTCCTCTCGCTCGCCGCCGTCTGCCGTTACATCGACAAGCGGGGCGCTGGATCGCTCGGCGTGGGCGACTGGTCCGTGCTCGCGTTGCTCTACGCGCTCGCGATTCTCACGAAAGAGAATGGATTCGTGCTGCCGGGGCTTCTCCTGGCCGCCGAGCTTCTTCTCATCGACGGCGAGTCTCTCATGAGGCGCGGTCGTGCCCTCTGGCGCGGATACGCGGCGCTCGGCGCGGTCGCCGTCGTGCTCATGGCGATTCGCACGCTCGTTCTCGCCGGCCGCTTCATTGGCGCGTTCACGGCCGAGGCGCTCGTCGGCGCGAGCTTCGGCGGACGAATGCTGACCATGCTGCAGGTCGTGCCCAAGTGGTTTCGGCTGCTCCTTTGGCCCGCGCATCTCCAGATCGACTACTCGCCGAACGAGATCGTGGCCTCGACCGCCATGGGCTCACACGAGTGGCTCGGCCTCGCGCTGCTCATGGCGACGGTCGCCGTCATCGTGGCCGCGCGACGTCGCGCGTCGGTGGTGAGTTTCGGGCTGCTCTGGTGCGCGGTGGCGATTTTCCCGGTGAGCAACGTCGTGCCGACGAGCATCGTGCTCGCCGAGCGGACGTTGTTTCTTCCCAGCGTCGGGATGGTCATCGCGGTTTGCGGCGCCGCTTCGCTGCTCGCTCGAGCATTCACGTGGAGCCCGAAGTTGGCTCTCCGCGGCCTTGCGGCGGCCTGCGGCGTGCTCGCGCTGCTCGGCATCGGCCGCAGCGCGGCGCGCCAGCGAGACTGGCGGAACGCGGCGCACATCTGGATCGTGAGCGCACACGACGCGCCGCGGAGCCTTCGTGTGCAGCGGGCCAAGGCCGCCGCGGCGGCCGATCTCACCAAAGAGATCGAGCAAAGTCTCCCCGGCGCATCCGAACCGTGGCGCGTCCACTATCAGCTCGGTATCCTGCTTCGCACCCTCGAAGAGGATTCTGCGGCGACGTCGCAGTTGCGGCTGAGTCTCGAGCAACAGGCGCATCAGACCGACGCCGCGCGCGAGTTGGCCGAAACGCTCGTCGAACAGGGTCACTACGCCGACGCGAAGGTCGTCGTGCGGGACCAAATCGCGGCCGGCGATTCGAGCATCACGTTGGTGACGATCGCGCACACGGCGGACAGCGCCGAAGCGGCCGCCGCGCCGGCGGGCAGCGTCAGTTTGCACCTTCACTGA
- a CDS encoding peptidylprolyl isomerase produces MRLASGRSIGIGLAVAVLGAPSVSAAQAGRVSRADSALLRRILSAEDRRDAADPALKEGAESGNVRVRVLARRAIGRIGDPRFAARDSLPPLPAPMTWPEPAWRLRYRALTAQSDCGAIRAALADSTWQVRLHAADLAGQACGSDTTVGGLLERWIALLPPDASQRVRGGVAWQAAAHAIVALARVEPADARRRLPALATHRQWQVRMYAARAAGVLADTASLRKLAGDANDNVKERAIDALSALTGHADDKIFLAVVNSPSAGAQAVRAAARALLGSSDPGAHAAENAAFLRWVARDNASARDARVALLAAAGRPANDDRPPTTRVDLPARAVALALGADARVRVTMARESGGGSFVVRMRGDVAPITAARILALVQTGYYNGYGWHRVEPDFVIQGPSHGDNEYVGYSRFFRDELGPVPHVRGTVGMSTRGHDTGDGQWFVNLRDNLRLGRDYTVFGEVVEGIDVVDGILEGDVVARIEEIR; encoded by the coding sequence ATGAGACTCGCCTCCGGTCGATCAATCGGCATTGGTTTGGCCGTCGCAGTCCTCGGCGCGCCGTCGGTGTCGGCCGCGCAGGCTGGACGGGTTTCCAGAGCGGATTCCGCGCTCCTGCGCCGCATTCTTTCAGCGGAGGATCGGCGCGACGCGGCCGACCCGGCGCTCAAGGAGGGCGCCGAGAGTGGAAACGTGCGCGTGCGCGTTTTGGCACGTCGAGCGATCGGCCGAATCGGGGATCCGCGATTCGCCGCGCGCGATTCGCTCCCGCCACTGCCCGCGCCGATGACCTGGCCCGAGCCGGCGTGGCGTCTCCGCTATCGCGCGCTGACCGCCCAGTCCGACTGCGGCGCCATTCGCGCGGCGTTGGCCGACAGCACGTGGCAGGTGCGGCTTCACGCAGCCGATTTGGCCGGGCAGGCGTGCGGCAGCGACACGACGGTCGGTGGATTACTCGAGCGGTGGATCGCGCTGCTCCCGCCCGACGCGTCGCAGCGTGTTCGCGGTGGCGTGGCGTGGCAGGCGGCCGCGCACGCGATCGTCGCGCTCGCGCGGGTCGAACCGGCGGATGCGCGGCGCCGACTCCCGGCGCTCGCCACGCACCGGCAATGGCAGGTGCGGATGTACGCCGCGCGGGCGGCCGGGGTCCTCGCGGATACGGCGTCCCTGCGCAAGTTGGCGGGTGACGCGAACGACAACGTGAAGGAGCGAGCGATCGACGCGTTGAGCGCGCTCACCGGGCACGCCGACGACAAGATTTTTCTTGCCGTAGTAAATTCGCCCAGCGCCGGCGCTCAGGCCGTTCGTGCCGCGGCGCGCGCGCTCCTCGGCTCGTCCGATCCGGGCGCGCACGCCGCCGAGAATGCCGCGTTCCTGCGGTGGGTGGCGCGTGACAACGCCTCGGCCCGGGACGCGCGCGTCGCCCTTCTCGCCGCCGCCGGACGGCCGGCGAACGACGACCGGCCGCCAACGACGCGCGTCGATCTGCCCGCGCGCGCGGTGGCGTTGGCGCTCGGCGCAGACGCGCGGGTGCGCGTGACCATGGCGAGGGAGAGCGGCGGCGGATCGTTCGTCGTGCGGATGCGCGGCGACGTCGCGCCGATCACGGCGGCACGGATCCTCGCGCTCGTTCAGACCGGCTACTACAACGGATATGGCTGGCACCGCGTCGAGCCGGACTTCGTCATCCAGGGCCCGAGCCACGGTGACAACGAGTACGTCGGGTACTCGCGCTTCTTTCGCGACGAGCTCGGACCCGTGCCACACGTTCGTGGCACGGTCGGCATGAGCACGCGCGGCCATGACACCGGCGACGGCCAGTGGTTCGTCAACCTCCGCGACAACCTTCGGCTCGGCCGCGACTACACGGTGTTCGGCGAGGTGGTCGAAGGAATCGACGTCGTCGACGGCATCCTCGAAGGCGACGTGGTCGCGCGCATCGAGGAAATCCGGTAA
- a CDS encoding ABC transporter ATP-binding protein: MAKHPRTSRERYLGFVEDYRRRRLDEPTEANGAKPADAPPVEQSPKAEREKKKAARRVYVRAYLRWLRPHRFAIGLVFTLALVRAGLEMVEPLFMRFIIDHVLLNRALDTASRLVRLHFAGLTFLGVIVVSSAINVFKDYRQRKLNVQVTLSLRRSLFHRLLHLPLSKLWDMKTGGILSRITGDVDTTTGLLQMAVLSPLISVVRLVIAVAVLLALNWRLALTALALIPGVVLMSFTFARRVRPIYRSLRKDAEEIDGRVGETFSGIRVVRAFRRETGELLEYMRGRHTVLRKELFAQRRELALWTSWGLLLSIVNVVIVWYGGWLEIAGRASIGDIMAFQWYTFLLLNPVWNIVNSFSELQRSLAATERVFDVLQMDADKPDRPDARAAPHVVREIRFEQVEFEYRPGTPVVRDFTVTVPGGSVVALVGRSGAGKTTVTDLVARFHDPTRGRIVVNGTDIRDLKLRTYRDLLAIVQQDVFLFDGSVRDNIAYGRHNATDAEIEDAARRANAHEFIERLPERYDTFIGERGVKLSGGQCQRLAIARAILASPQILILDEATSNLDTESEQLIQESMGSLLAGRTTFVIAHRLSTVRRANLILLMEDGRVIERGTHIELMETRGAYSQMVRRQMDVPGEELISEGAN; encoded by the coding sequence ATGGCGAAGCACCCTCGGACGTCGCGCGAACGCTACCTCGGGTTCGTCGAGGACTATCGGCGCCGCCGCCTCGACGAGCCGACGGAAGCGAACGGCGCCAAGCCGGCCGACGCGCCCCCGGTGGAGCAATCGCCCAAGGCGGAGCGCGAGAAAAAGAAGGCGGCGCGCCGCGTCTACGTCCGCGCGTACCTGCGCTGGTTGCGGCCGCACCGGTTCGCAATCGGCCTGGTGTTTACGCTGGCGCTCGTGCGGGCCGGACTCGAGATGGTCGAGCCGCTGTTCATGCGGTTCATCATCGACCACGTGCTCTTGAATCGCGCCCTAGACACGGCGTCGCGTCTCGTCCGGTTGCATTTCGCCGGCCTGACATTCCTCGGCGTGATCGTCGTGTCGAGCGCGATCAACGTCTTCAAGGACTATCGACAGCGGAAACTCAACGTCCAGGTCACGCTGTCGCTGCGGCGGTCACTCTTTCACCGGCTGCTGCATCTGCCGCTGTCGAAGCTGTGGGACATGAAGACCGGCGGCATCCTGTCGCGCATCACCGGCGACGTGGACACGACGACGGGTCTGCTGCAAATGGCGGTGTTGTCGCCGCTGATCTCGGTCGTGCGCCTGGTCATCGCCGTCGCCGTGCTGCTGGCGCTGAACTGGCGCCTCGCGCTCACCGCCCTCGCGTTGATCCCCGGCGTCGTGCTCATGAGCTTCACGTTCGCGCGGCGCGTGCGGCCGATCTACCGCTCGCTGCGCAAGGACGCCGAGGAGATCGACGGCCGCGTCGGCGAGACGTTCTCGGGAATCCGCGTCGTGCGGGCGTTCCGGCGCGAGACGGGCGAGTTGCTCGAGTACATGCGCGGCAGGCACACCGTGCTGCGAAAGGAGTTGTTCGCGCAACGCCGCGAGCTCGCGCTGTGGACCTCGTGGGGACTGCTGCTGAGCATCGTGAACGTGGTGATCGTCTGGTATGGCGGCTGGCTCGAGATCGCGGGACGCGCGTCGATCGGCGACATCATGGCGTTCCAGTGGTACACGTTCTTGCTGCTCAATCCCGTCTGGAACATCGTGAATTCGTTTTCCGAACTTCAGCGGTCGCTCGCCGCCACCGAGCGCGTGTTCGACGTGTTGCAGATGGACGCCGACAAGCCCGATCGGCCGGACGCGCGCGCCGCGCCGCACGTCGTGCGCGAGATCCGCTTCGAGCAGGTCGAGTTCGAGTATCGCCCGGGGACGCCCGTCGTGCGCGATTTCACCGTCACGGTGCCGGGCGGCTCGGTCGTCGCGCTCGTCGGACGCAGCGGCGCCGGCAAGACGACGGTGACCGATCTCGTCGCGCGATTCCACGACCCGACGCGCGGACGGATCGTCGTCAACGGCACCGACATCCGCGACCTCAAGCTTCGGACGTATCGTGACCTGCTCGCCATCGTCCAGCAGGACGTCTTTCTCTTCGACGGCTCCGTGCGCGACAACATCGCGTACGGCCGCCACAACGCGACCGACGCGGAGATCGAGGACGCGGCGCGGCGAGCCAACGCGCACGAGTTCATCGAGCGGCTGCCGGAGCGCTACGACACGTTCATCGGCGAGCGCGGCGTGAAACTCTCCGGCGGACAATGCCAACGGCTCGCGATCGCGCGCGCGATCCTGGCGTCGCCGCAGATCCTCATTCTCGACGAAGCGACGAGCAATCTCGACACGGAGAGCGAACAGCTCATCCAGGAGTCGATGGGATCGTTGCTCGCCGGGCGAACCACGTTCGTCATCGCGCACCGGTTGTCGACCGTGCGACGCGCCAATCTCATTCTCTTGATGGAAGACGGGCGCGTCATCGAGCGCGGCACGCACATCGAATTGATGGAAACCCGCGGCGCCTACTCTCAAATGGTTCGCCGCCAGATGGACGTGCCGGGCGAAGAGCTGATCAGTGAAGGTGCAAACTGA
- a CDS encoding aminotransferase class IV, whose protein sequence is MLAYLNGHFLPRSAASIPVDDRGFVFGDGVYEVWRAVGGSLFESERHVARLQRGLDELKIPRPDVATTPRLHDIARRLLTDSDLLHGDATFYVEVTRGVAPRTHHFPKGTVSPTIYATVNRLNTPEEIRQRGAECITMPDVRWLRCDIKSVQLLPNVLAKQAAEEQHAIEAILVRDGVVTEGSHTNVIGVLDGVLRTHQTNNLILPGVTRAIVLEIARSLGIQVSEDAFGAREIPRLEELFLVGTTTDVMPLVRVDGNPVGDGKPGPIARRLQAELRARLDALRPADPPALASIAP, encoded by the coding sequence GTGCTCGCCTATCTCAACGGCCATTTCCTACCTCGCTCCGCCGCCTCCATTCCGGTCGACGACCGCGGCTTCGTGTTCGGCGACGGAGTGTATGAAGTATGGCGCGCGGTCGGTGGCTCGTTGTTCGAGAGTGAGCGGCATGTCGCGCGTCTGCAGCGCGGATTGGACGAGCTGAAAATACCGCGTCCCGACGTGGCGACGACGCCTCGTCTGCACGACATCGCGCGGCGGCTCCTCACCGATTCCGATCTTCTCCACGGTGACGCGACGTTCTACGTCGAGGTCACGCGGGGCGTGGCGCCGCGAACGCACCATTTCCCCAAGGGGACCGTGTCGCCGACCATATACGCGACCGTCAATCGTCTCAACACTCCGGAGGAAATCCGCCAGCGGGGCGCCGAATGCATCACGATGCCCGACGTCCGCTGGCTCCGATGCGACATCAAGTCCGTGCAGCTGCTGCCAAACGTCCTCGCCAAGCAGGCGGCCGAGGAGCAACACGCCATCGAGGCGATTCTGGTGCGCGACGGTGTGGTGACGGAGGGCTCGCACACGAACGTCATCGGCGTATTGGACGGCGTGCTGCGGACTCACCAGACGAATAACCTCATTCTTCCCGGCGTGACGCGCGCGATTGTGCTCGAGATCGCGCGGTCCTTGGGGATTCAGGTGAGCGAGGACGCGTTCGGCGCGCGCGAGATTCCTCGCCTCGAGGAGCTGTTTCTCGTCGGCACGACGACTGACGTCATGCCGCTCGTTCGAGTGGACGGCAACCCGGTCGGCGATGGCAAGCCCGGCCCGATCGCCCGACGCCTGCAGGCGGAACTTCGCGCCCGCCTCGACGCGCTCCGCCCGGCGGACCCGCCCGCGCTCGCGTCGATCGCGCCCTGA
- a CDS encoding pyridoxal-dependent decarboxylase: MAMTGDFPRDELLEQGRTVLDWIADYLDTPERFPVVSRARPGEIRAKLPVSPPAAGEPLAAILRDFETTIVPGITHWNHPSFFAYFATSAAVPGILAEMLTATLDVKAMLWKTSPAATELEQVVTDWLRQMLGLSDGWFGMTTDTASMSTMLAVAAAREARPGLAIRERGMAGRTDLPRLRVYASEHAHSAIDKAAIALGLGLENLVHIPSDAAFRMRPDLLASAIESDRAQGFVPLACVATVGTTSTASIDPVPALADICRKEGVWLHVDGAYGGVLAIAPEFRWVLDGVDGVDSFVVNPHKWLFTPFDCSVLYLKRGDVLKRAFSLVPEFLVTREQEEVVNYMDYGVQLGRRFRALKLWMIIRAFGVDGLVERLRAHCALARELARWVRETAGWEVVAPVDFSLVCFRFAPEGVSETERDEINQSIMHAVNAGGEAYLSHTKLNGRIVLRFAIGNIRTTHAHVLKAWELLKAEARRSQDAKRPTAERAK; this comes from the coding sequence ATGGCGATGACCGGAGATTTTCCGCGCGACGAGCTGCTCGAGCAGGGACGGACGGTGCTCGACTGGATCGCCGATTATCTCGACACGCCCGAACGCTTTCCGGTCGTGTCGCGAGCTCGGCCGGGCGAGATTCGCGCGAAGCTGCCGGTGTCGCCGCCGGCCGCCGGCGAACCGCTCGCCGCGATTCTGCGCGACTTCGAGACGACGATCGTTCCGGGGATCACGCACTGGAACCATCCATCGTTCTTCGCCTACTTCGCCACGTCGGCGGCGGTACCGGGAATTCTGGCCGAGATGCTGACGGCGACGCTCGACGTGAAGGCGATGCTTTGGAAGACGTCGCCCGCGGCGACGGAGCTCGAGCAAGTCGTGACGGATTGGCTGCGCCAGATGCTCGGGCTGAGCGACGGCTGGTTCGGCATGACGACCGACACGGCATCGATGTCGACGATGCTCGCGGTCGCCGCCGCGCGCGAAGCACGTCCGGGGCTGGCGATTCGTGAACGCGGCATGGCCGGGCGAACGGACCTGCCGCGCCTGCGGGTCTACGCGTCGGAGCACGCGCACTCGGCGATCGACAAAGCGGCGATCGCGCTCGGGCTCGGGCTCGAGAATCTCGTGCACATCCCGAGCGATGCGGCATTCCGCATGCGTCCCGACCTGCTCGCATCGGCCATCGAGTCGGATCGCGCGCAGGGGTTCGTGCCGTTGGCATGCGTCGCGACGGTGGGAACGACGAGCACGGCGAGCATCGACCCCGTGCCGGCGCTCGCCGACATCTGCCGAAAGGAAGGAGTGTGGCTGCACGTCGACGGCGCGTACGGAGGCGTGCTGGCGATCGCGCCCGAGTTTCGCTGGGTGCTCGACGGCGTGGACGGAGTCGACTCGTTCGTCGTCAATCCCCACAAGTGGCTGTTCACGCCCTTCGATTGCTCGGTGCTCTATCTCAAACGCGGCGACGTTCTCAAACGGGCGTTCTCGCTCGTGCCGGAGTTTCTCGTCACACGCGAGCAGGAAGAGGTGGTCAACTACATGGACTACGGCGTGCAGCTCGGACGCCGGTTTCGGGCGCTCAAGCTGTGGATGATCATTCGCGCGTTCGGCGTCGATGGACTCGTCGAGCGGCTACGAGCGCACTGCGCGCTCGCGCGCGAGCTCGCGAGGTGGGTGCGGGAAACGGCGGGCTGGGAAGTCGTGGCGCCGGTCGATTTCTCACTCGTGTGCTTTCGCTTCGCGCCCGAAGGCGTCAGCGAAACGGAACGCGACGAGATCAACCAGTCGATCATGCACGCGGTGAACGCGGGCGGAGAAGCGTATCTGTCTCACACGAAGTTGAACGGGCGGATCGTGCTCCGGTTCGCGATCGGCAACATTCGGACGACGCACGCGCACGTGCTCAAGGCATGGGAGCTTTTGAAAGCCGAAGCCCGAAGGAGCCAAGACGCGAAACGGCCAACGGCCGAACGGGCCAAATAG
- the msrA gene encoding peptide-methionine (S)-S-oxide reductase MsrA — MMRGLTRGLIGAGVLAAVSATAAAARPIEPPHAAPPPKTQTVVFAGGCFWGIQSVFQHVKGVVSATSGYAGGWKDKPDYEEVSSGATGHAESVRVVFDTSQVSFADLMRVFFTVAHDPTQLNRQGPDVGTQYRSAIFYMNDEQKDMAQAYIGQLNASHLYAKPIVTQVAKLKNFYRAEDYHQNYAELHPDQPYIVINDAPKVVNLKKNFPTFFTDKLAAHE; from the coding sequence ATGATGCGCGGTTTGACTCGCGGACTCATCGGCGCCGGTGTTCTTGCGGCGGTCTCGGCGACCGCCGCCGCGGCGCGCCCGATCGAGCCCCCCCATGCGGCCCCGCCGCCGAAGACGCAAACGGTCGTGTTCGCCGGCGGCTGCTTCTGGGGTATTCAGTCCGTATTTCAGCATGTGAAAGGCGTCGTCAGCGCGACGTCGGGCTATGCAGGTGGTTGGAAGGACAAGCCCGACTACGAGGAAGTCAGCTCGGGAGCCACGGGTCACGCTGAGTCGGTGCGCGTCGTCTTCGACACGTCGCAGGTGTCGTTTGCGGATCTCATGCGGGTGTTCTTCACCGTCGCGCACGACCCGACGCAGCTCAACCGGCAAGGCCCGGACGTCGGCACGCAGTATCGATCAGCGATCTTCTACATGAACGACGAGCAGAAGGACATGGCGCAGGCGTACATCGGTCAGCTGAACGCGTCGCACCTGTACGCGAAGCCGATCGTCACGCAGGTCGCGAAGTTGAAGAACTTTTATCGCGCCGAGGATTACCACCAGAACTACGCCGAGCTGCATCCCGACCAGCCGTACATCGTGATCAACGACGCGCCGAAGGTGGTCAACCTCAAGAAGAACTTCCCGACCTTCTTCACGGACAAGCTGGCCGCGCACGAGTAA